From a single Francisella halioticida genomic region:
- a CDS encoding MFS transporter, with product MSIRQTLFLILTPIVAMCILSFGNGFFTTYSSIELNDLGRSNLMIGLVSAAYFFGMMAGSYFSQSTIVRVGYIRAFVLFASLMAISTLIIGIFKEISVWMFFRFVCGFSLAALFIVIESWCILSSEKKNRGLIFSIYLFVYYGTQALSQLMINFHFSQALLAYCFISSLCSIAIVLMAFTKTVAPVPQSEEICSPIQIMIKVPLAMVASVVGGALLGAIYTILPVFLVRVDSNHDMISFLMMTTILGGMLLQIPMGKLSDIIDRRKVILLAGAGICLASILICMLHNSYLIFSIIIFVFGGCAFVIYPLSISHASDFLDESEILGTIGVLTIAYGLGSVVGPVVISSFMAVVGPFGFFAITALLSASLCVYSIYRISKRKSATDTVQFIAATPESLNFSEAQEIVSDKSLEEE from the coding sequence CTAATCTAATGATTGGTTTGGTTTCAGCCGCTTACTTTTTTGGTATGATGGCAGGCTCTTATTTTTCACAGTCTACAATTGTCAGGGTTGGTTATATTAGAGCATTTGTATTATTTGCTTCATTAATGGCGATAAGTACTCTAATAATAGGTATTTTTAAAGAAATATCAGTTTGGATGTTTTTTAGATTTGTCTGTGGTTTTTCATTAGCTGCTTTATTTATTGTAATTGAAAGCTGGTGTATATTATCCTCTGAGAAAAAAAATAGAGGCTTAATATTTTCTATATATTTATTTGTTTACTATGGCACACAGGCTTTATCTCAGTTGATGATAAATTTTCATTTTAGTCAAGCTTTGTTGGCTTATTGTTTTATATCATCATTGTGTAGTATTGCTATTGTGTTAATGGCATTTACAAAAACAGTTGCTCCTGTGCCCCAATCAGAAGAAATCTGTTCACCGATACAGATTATGATAAAAGTTCCTTTAGCAATGGTTGCAAGTGTTGTAGGAGGAGCTTTATTAGGAGCTATTTACACTATACTTCCAGTATTCTTAGTTAGAGTTGATAGTAATCATGATATGATATCATTTCTAATGATGACTACCATTTTAGGAGGCATGTTATTACAAATTCCTATGGGTAAATTATCAGATATTATAGATAGACGAAAAGTAATTTTATTAGCTGGAGCAGGAATCTGTTTGGCTTCTATTTTAATCTGTATGTTACATAATTCATACCTTATATTTTCGATTATTATATTTGTATTTGGAGGGTGTGCTTTTGTGATCTACCCTTTATCAATATCTCATGCTAGCGATTTTCTTGATGAAAGTGAAATATTAGGAACAATTGGGGTCTTAACAATCGCATATGGCTTAGGATCTGTAGTTGGTCCAGTTGTAATATCTAGTTTTATGGCAGTAGTTGGTCCTTTTGGGTTTTTTGCTATAACAGCGTTACTTAGTGCTAGTTTATGTGTTTACTCTATTTATAGGATTTCTAAAAGAAAATCTGCAACGGATACCGTACAATTTATAGCAGCAACTCCAGAGAGTCTTAATTTTAGTGAAGCACAAGAGATTGTTTCAGATAAGTCATTAGAAGAAGAATAG